Within Eublepharis macularius isolate TG4126 chromosome 19, MPM_Emac_v1.0, whole genome shotgun sequence, the genomic segment AGAGCAATTTTGCTGTAGTTAGTAAAGGCAGGGtgcagtgaacaaggtcaaaGAGGCACACAGAGGTGTGATTTCCATTGCAACTTCCGAGCTTTGAGCTTGCTTTCTTCCAAGTTCCTTCCAGATGCAGCATAGGGCATCTGAATTTGCCTATATGTCTTAACAGCCAGGGTTGGGGGAGGAGCATGCATGCAATTGAGAATTTCTTAGTTTCTGTTCCACTTCACAACAGTGACACTGCTGTCCTCTCTTCAGGCTCTGTTTTAGCAATCTATTTATACCATACCAAAGTTCCTGGAAGAAGAGCTGGAGGCAGACATACTGGATAAATGAAGTATCAGGCGGCCTTGTTGGAGCATACAGCAGAGCTGAGCATGATATGATCTGGCTGTCTCTTTTCCGTAAACCCACAGACACAGATGTGTATAGTTAATGGGCTTTAAGCGGCAGTGGCTGCATTCCTGGCCAGAGGACATCACCAGCGCAGTCCGAaccagagttgcatccttctaggTCCATTGAAGTAAACGGGCCTAAGAGGGTGTGACTCGGCTTAGGACTGGACTGTAAAACTCCCAGTGAGTCAATATTTCATGCCCTGTTCTTTGGCCTCAACACTCGCTATCCCAGGTGCACCTCTGAACAGCCAGCTCTACCAAGACCGCCTGTGTAAAGTTGTATGAAAAACCAATGTGGGCAAGCTCCGTTGGAACGTTTTACTTTTCTTGAACTCGAGCTCCCAGGCTCCTGCATGTGTTATCTGAAATCCTACCAGTTCTTTGGTCTCCTGCTCTCTCCTATTGGTTGCCCTAAGGCAGCCTTCCGCTCCCCCCCCTTGTTTGTGTAAATCCCACTGACTTTGCCTATCCTATCAATCAAGGGACCCTTTAGGACACTTTCCTGGAGAGAAACTAGTCATCCCAGCTGCCTGGGTTGTGATGTGGGCTGTCCCAGGGCTAGTAGGACTAAAGCATGAATAGCACTTGTACGCTTTGAGCAGGGATGGGCAGAAGCACAGCATTGGGCTTGAGGGCTGACTGTGGGCTGCCTTGGATCCCCAGGTGGAGAGGTCCTCCTGCTGGCCAGCTTCCAGCTCCCTCTCCTGCCTGACTCTTGTCTGTTGTTCCCCAGGGGCGGCATGCCCACAGCCTCCATGGCCCAGGATCCTGTGAAGCTGCAAGCAGAGGTGGATCGGCTGATTGCTGAGCTGCGGGAAGCAACTCAAGAGAAAGTCCAGGCAGCAGAATACGGCCTGGCTGTGCTAGAGGAGAATGGTGAGCTCAAGCAGCACTGTGGCGAGCTGGAAGGCCAGCTAGAAGTGATGCGCTCCGagatggcccgcatgaaggagGTGAGAGAAGGCTCACTAGCATGCTTGGCCCGGAGATTGTGCGCACATGCATGGCACAGGGCGGTATGTTCTCTTGCATTTCCCTGCTTCTCTTCTGTATCCCTCAGGCATTGACAGAGTCACACAGCATTCACAAAAGGGCTGCAGCTGACGGGGAGAGCCGAGAAGAGCATCTTCTCCGAGAAGCGGCCTCCAAGGAGGCTTGCTTGAATCAGTCCATTGAGGAGCTCCAGGGTGATGTGAAGTACCTGAGATCCCAGCTGGAAAGCACAGCAGTGGAGAACGAGCGCCTTGGCACGGCTCTGCAGGATCTGAGGAAGGTAACCTGGCCCAAACAGAGTTACCACGGCTCTGTAGTAACCCAGACATACGGAGCTGCCTGGATCATTCACTGGCTCCTGCAAGCTCTGTTCTAACCTCAGCTAGCACTGCAGTTATGAAAATCAGGACATCtgggcaataataataataatacctgggatgggcggtatataaattgaataaataaaaaataaataaataaaataaataataataataataataataataatgaaagctTGGAACTCTCTGCTTGTGGGCATACATCTGATGCGAATGTAAAGCTGAAGCTGAGAGCTCCAAAATATTAGCACTGAGATTCCCAGTCTTGAAATGTGACTGGCTCTCTTTGCCGTGTGCCAAGAGTGAGTCATTCCTTTCTTGAGCACTTAACTCTAGTGAAGCTTTGAGTACAAATGTTTTTGGAGGTTGATTCTTGCCTTTTTGTTGTGTTCCTCCAGCTGTTTTGACTGTCCTTTTTGAAAACACCCATCTTCTGTCTTTTCAGGGACCACTCTGATCTCTTGGTGATTTAGGGAATGTGTTGGTGTAGGcaccacctcccccaccccacaattgGTTAAGCTTTATAATAAAACTGCTGTCCATGAAAAGAGGAAAGACATCATGGCTAGGGGATGTGTGTGTTCAGCGTAGGTGAAACACCTACCAAAGCTGGAGGAGAGGAAATGTATCAGTTTGGAAAATTTCTCTGACGCGTTGAAAACATGAAAAGTGAAACTGCCGGGGACAGAGATATTTGCTTGGGGGTGGGATTTGGTCCTTCAGATGTTTCTGGCCTGTGCTTGTTTGTTGCAGGGAATTCTGCCCTCTTCTCTCCCGTGGTAAATCTTTTGTCGATGCCTGACTTAGCTGTTGCTTTTTCCCTTGTGCCAGGAATGCCAAAGCATGGACTCTGAACGAGCCCACCTGCGTGAGCAATTGAAGCAGACCAAGGCGAGAGAACTGCACCAGTTGCAGGACTGTGCTGAGCTCGAGGAGGAGAACATCTCCCTGCAGAAGCAGGTCTCTGTGCTCAAGGGCAGCCAGGTATTGTGACCTCACACTGGCCACTGAGTCAGTCTTTCTAGTGATTTGAAAACTAataattataatataataatgataacattcaatttatataccgcccttcaggacaacttaatgcccattcagagcggtttacaaagtatgccattattatccccacaacaaaacaccctgtgaggtgggtggggctgagagagctctgagagagctgtgactagcccaaggtcacccagctggcttcaagtggaggagtggggaatcaaacccggctctccagattagagtcctgctgctcttaaccacaacaccaaactggctcgctaGCATGAGTCATGCCTTTTATGAGGTAACACTTCAGAGTTGCAGATGTCCCTTTGACTTCTGCAGCACAGTTTAGGCCGAGCCACGTGGCTTGTGGTGCTTGTCTGCCCTGTGGGTAGAGAGGGGGCAGCAGCCTGGAGTTTTCCCCCAAACTGAAATTTCGACTGAAGATTGAGCTTTTAAGACCCCTATACAATTCATAATTCTTTTGCTGCTGGTACTATTCTATGATCTTATTCTATTGTCTTGATGTGCAAGATTTAAAAATGCACATGAAACTGATAAACCTAAAAAAGGGTACTATTCCAAAATAAGTATCAGCATTCAAAACTATTCGAATCACGTCTTGATGATTAAAAATCATCACTGAAATAGCAATGTCCTGACTTGGCACTTGGAGTGGGCCAGACACATCTGCCGAGGGAATTGATTCCACAAGGCTGGTGCCGCCATAGAGAAGTCCCTGCTTTAGTGTGATATTTTGCCAACAAGAGTCAAGTCAAGATAAGCCAGGGTTCATTGGTGCTCTTAACGGAACGGCATGGAGAGGTATGGGGAAGGAGGGCCCAGGCCATTCAGGTATTCAACTGCCAGTGCTTGGTACAGGAGGGCCTAGCTGAACGTGTGCTGTGGTTGAACATGAGAGAGGAGCTGGTCAAAGATCTTATTGAAATGGAAGTAGCTAGCTAGCTGCAGGCGGCTATCAAATGACAGATGGGGAGAGAAAGGCCTGCAAGAAGGGGTCTGCTAGCTCTGACCACTTCTCTCATCCCCAGGTGGAGTTTGAGAGCATCAAACGTGCACTGAGTTGCCGGGAGGAGGAGCTGGTGCTGGCGGGGAACCAACTGTTAGAACTGGGGCGTCTTCGAGACCTGGCCGAGCACCAGCTTCAGGAGGCGTTGGAGACTCTGCAGGCAGAGCGGGAGCAGAAGCAGGAACTGCGGCGGGAACTGGCCACTTGTGCTAGTGGGCGCCCCAACTCACTGAACAGCTTGCAGGCCAACCTGGAGGGACTGAACTGCAGTCAGGCAGAATGTGAAGAGCAAGACAGCGGATTTGCCAATGGCAGCACTCTTGAGGGCCTGGCTTCTACACCTCACGGCGTCCGGCCTGCGCCTGGCCTTGTGGCAGACCTTTTCAGTGAGCTGAGCTTAGCAGAGATCCacaagctgcagcagcagctgctccaggTGAGGGGGTGGAAAGAGGGTGGTGTGTGTGAGTGACGTGCCTTGAACTGCAGGGGAGAGCCTTGGAATGCTGGGCTCAGCATCGGAATTGTGTTCCTGTTGCCCAGTGGAGTTGGATAcgctgtagtagaacagcaaggcttccttcttaTATGGCCGAGGCCATGGCATGTAGCCAGCTGTTACAGAATCAGCCCTATGACTGGTATGactaaaaaggagggggaaggggcccTCAGATTAAAACAAGGAGCCCCACATGACACTTTTACTGTGTTCAAACCCATCTTCTGAGGGAGAAGCAGTTTATCCTCATCATcatatacctttattggcataacaacaGTCACAAGATTGATAAGGTATCCGATCCATAACATATACAACTTTCAGCTATACAAATCCATTCAGACTACTAATTAAAATTACCTTTAAGTTCAAGAACTTCCACAAGAAAATTTAGCAACTGCTCCAGTAATTTCAGGAACCGAATCATTTAAAAGAAACTGACATTTAAGATTATTGCTCAGATGACCTTTAGAATGTAATAAATTAGAAAGCAGACATTCCCGGGCAGACTCATAAAAAGGGCAATTTAAAATGATATGGTCAATTGTGTCTAAGGAATTAAGACCACACGGGCATAGACGGTCTTGCCTTGGGATCTGGAGAAACCTGCCAGAACACATCCTGGAAGGGAATGCATTAACCCTGGCCAATAAAAAGGCTGTGCCCTGTGAGGGAATATCAGGAGCATGAAGATGATAAGCCTGGAAGACTAACCAGACCAAGCATGGCGGGTGAACCAATACTCGGTTGAGCTGGACACAGTTGCTGTAGAAGCAGTTTAGGATATTGGTGGTGCTTCTGCAAAATCCGGCATGAAGTGGGACGTGGTTTTGCTTTTGCCCCAAAGTTGTGCAGTGTATTTGTGAGGGGGTCACTTCATGCTGTGAATCGGAGGACGAGAGCACAGGGCAAGCCTATCACTTTCTTGTGCATGGCAGAGAACTGTTTGGGGCTCTTGTCACTAGCAGCCAGATTAGTGGGCCCTACTCATTCTAAAGTGGCCTGGTCTGGCATTGCGTGTAGCTGTTCACTAAGAGTTGGGCAAAGACATGGGTTGCAAGATGCAACTGGATCAGAGTAACAAGTTGCTTAACTTAAAGGGGAAGGGGATCCTATGCATATGCCACAATAAACTAACTGCTCCCTCATAGAATTGGAGGTGCCTGAAGGGATTTGCAGATGGGAATTAGTGTGGTGGTCCCCTGAACCCAAGGAGAagtactgtatttactcaaaaggaaaatCACGTTTTCCCCCGGTCTGCCATCAAGGAGAATAGCCGGTCACCTTACATTCTCTTACAAACATATAAGATAGTAGCCTTTGGGGGGAGTCTTTTTACATTCAGGCTCATCTTCCTTTCGGGCAGATATAGTATCCTAGCCGTAaactgtcagaattccagagaGGTTTCGCTTGGAGGTTTGTCCTGGTAGCCCTCTTGTCTGGAGTGTGCGCCAGCATTAGCACTGAGCTGGCCGTGTCCCCGTCACCTGCAGGGCTAATGGCAGGAAGCTGCTAGTTATTCTGAGCAGCTGCACATCCTGCCTGGCTGGCGTCATGCTCTCGCCTGGGTCTGCTctgctttccccacccccaccaggctgCTTGTCTGCAGAGATTAGCTCGGCTTCCTGCTAGACCAGCTCTCTTGCAGAAGCAGATTTTGAAGCTGCACCATCCTTGCAAACTGCTGGAAAGGCATGTCCGTCTCCCCTTCTTGTTGTCTAGAACATCCTCCTCTTTTCCCATTTCAGTGCTACACTTCCTGTTTAGAGAACTCGAAGAATCACCGTCAACATGCCTGTCGGTACTTACCTTTGTCATGCCCCAGCCTGGCTACCCTTTCCCCCTAGCAGACCCAGTCCTCAGCTGAAACGCCGAGTCCTGAAGCTCTGCTCCATTCAGTGTGTGGTTTTGAGCAGCCTCTGTTAAAGTCCAAGTGAAAATAGGAGGTCTGCTACAGCATGGATAGGTGTGCCTGTACCTCTAGAAAGGGTTTATTCACATCAAGGCCAAGCCATCTCTGACTAGAGCTTGCACGCTGTTCCTGGTCTTCTTAGgcccagttttatttttaatgccAAAGCTCACCTGGGGAATATATGAAGTGGTGTGGAAGAGGAGTGCCTTCAACATGTGTTCATTGTCTTGTCACCCACCTCTGCTCTGGCATCTGTATTAAATCCCCCACTTCTAGAATGTTCTCTTTGCTTGTGCTCCCAGGCAGAAAACGAGAAGAGTTTGCTGGTTTCGGATCTGCAGGAACTCAAGAGGCAGCTCACAACCACCAAGGAGGctttggcccagcagcagcagcagcagcgccacaACCGCGAGGCAGAACACCCTCAGGCCGTGGAGTCCGGCCCTCAGGATGATGGGAAGCGTTTGTCCCTGCTAGAGAAGGAAAGCTGCTGCGAGGCGGCGGAAAGGGCCCAGCTGGCTGCCCAGCGGGAGCGGGAGGTGGCGGCACAGCTAGAAGGGGACTTGCGGATTGCCAGGAGGATCGCGTTGGAGTGTCAGTCGCGGCTGGCTCAGGCCCAGGAGGAGCTGCTGGGCTTCTCCGAGGAGCTGGCAGGTCTGTATCATCATGTCTGTACCTGCCACAGCATAACCCCTCAGCGGGTGGTACTGGATTACTACCGAGAGGGCCGCGGAGCCCAGAGTATGCGCAAGAGGCAGGCCTCCAGAAAGATCCTGGCAGCAGAGGTGGGGACAAGCAGTGACAGGGAACTGTCCCCAAGCCCTAGCTCCCCCAGTGGCTTGGAGCCCCTGAATGTGGCCAGCCTGATGGGCGTCTTACGGGAGCAACTGAGGCACCTGCAAGTGGCACTCTCCCTGGCACACTGGAACAGCCCCGTGGGGCACAATGCAGAACTGGAACGTGACAAGGAGGTGCTGGTGGAAGAAGTGCTCAAGCTGAAGTCCCTGCTGAGTACCAAGCGAGAGCAGATCGCCACCTTGCGCACGGTGCTGAAGGCCAACAAGCAGGTAGGGACAAGGGGCTATGGTAGGCCTTGGCACTCTGCGGggggaagtgggcagctgtgcacAGATCTGCCTCCTGGTGGAAGAGAGGTCAGACTGCAGCCAGGGTGGGAGTTGCCCTCTGTTGGGTCAGTGGTGTACCGAGCAATTCTTCGACCTGTGTggggagcagcaggagaaaggaagAGCGTGGGGATGCTCTAGGTCAGTGTTTCCCACCCTGTGAGTCTGGACCCCAAAGTGGTAATGGTAATGGTACCTGTGAAGGTGAGTCCCAGGCTTTTGCAGTATTTGCAGTGGGTAACCATATCAAGTGGGGTCACTATATCAAGTAAATTTGAGCTTGGCCACCAGACTGGAAAGGTTGGCAGTCATTGCACCAGGTTAACTATTTTTCAGATGCATAACATGCCTTTAGTCCCTACCTGCAATGTGGGACGCTCTTAAGATGTTTATCAGCTAAGTAGGCAGGTTAAATCAGCGGCAGCCTCCCCTTCTTAAGTTTGGGGCATGAAGAGCCTACCTGAAGGATTGTATGTTTTCTGTATTTTGGAGCACACCTGCACAGAATTTCTTGTGCTTTAGAGATGGGACAATATATATGCTGCTCCAAAATAGTTCTCTGTCCAAGCAGATTCCAGTTATTCTCATCCAACTACAAGGAAGGCATGCCTTGTGTAGGGTGTGCGTTTTGCATAAGGTTTTCCCCCCTGCTTGTCATAGGAAGGGGCAAGAAGCTGCCTGGCATTAACTTCAACCCCCACCCCAAGGCCCAGGGATTTTACTTGACAACTCTTCTGGCTTCTGAAACTTCCTCGAGAATGGCCCATGTGCTTCCtagaaaaactttaaaaacacaagGGCTAAcaactttaatttttaaatgaagtttTCAGAGGCTGAACTTTTCACCGAGTACCACATACTGGCATACACGTGGCCTAAGGTGTGATGTGGGAAAACCTTGCATCGTAGCTTGGTGTGCAGATAGCTACGTCTCCCCTGTACAGACAGAATCTGCTACAAGCTAGAGGTACCTTGCGGAGCTTAAGTAGTCTTGCCTATAAGCCTTTTCTGCAGGGGGTCAGACCCCCTTCTGCCGCTTGTAGGGGGACTCTTCCATTTTCCTTGGCTATAGAACAGTGGCTTACCCCACTTCTCATCCAGCCTCTCAGCAGCGCTATGCCTAGCAACTGCGCTTTCTCCCATATAAACCTACATGATGTAGGGCTGTTTGCGCTGAGTGCAAAAAGAGAACAAGGCTGTAACAGAACGATGTTACTGGGACGGCGGGCAGGATTTTTCCCCCAGCCTTTTGTCTGTCACAGGGGAACCCGAACTTTGGTGAGCCCGCAAGCACTTTTGGAATTTGGAGaagatactaataataatattcattttatatactgccctccgggacaacttaatgcccactcagagcagtttacaaagtatgccattattggttgttgtgggttttccgggctgtattgccgtggtcttggcattgcagttcctgacgtttcgccagcagctgtggctggcatcttcagaggtgtagcaccaaaagacagagatctctcagtgtcacagtgtggagagatccctttcttttggtgctacctctgaagatgccagccacagctgctggcgaaacgtcaggaactacaatgccaagaccacggcaatacagcccggaaaacccacaacaaccatcgttctccagccgtgaaagccttcgacaatatgccattattattcccacaacaataatccccctgtgaggtgggtggggctgagagagctccagagagctgtgactagaccaaggtcacccagctggcttcaagtggaggagtggggaatcaaacccggctctccagagtagagtcccgcactcttaaccactacaccaaacgggtgGGTGCTGTAAAAAACTCAGCTCCTCTCTTGACAAGCTACCCAAAGACTTAAGTCTGTGCATGTGGGGTGTCCAAACCCTGATAAAGGAACCTTCTCATCTCCAACTTCCCCTCCTGAGGTTAACAAGATCATCTTGCGTAGCCCAGCAGCCACCACTAGAGACCCTGGTTCGGCCCTCCAGTATTCTGGTTCGCTGCAGGTGGGGTGTGTGGACAGAACCGCCTTCTGCCCCATAGCCAGATCTGTCCCTCTGCCTTGACAAGGTCTTCGTATTCCTGCAAGGTAAACTGACTGGGCCTGTAGGTGAGGGTTGGAAGCATGCGGATCATACCCAGGTTAAAAGTAAAGATCTTTAACTAAGCATAAATCCTACAAAACCCAAAATATGAGTATTAATTGGAATTCAGCTAGAATTTACTAGAAGACCAAAAGGAGAATAACTAGCTAATCCTAAACTGACTAAACTAATCCTATCACCTCAGCATTTCTCTCCTAGTATGAGAAAGTTGACAAATGCTGTTCTTCAGCCTTGGTACAAGCCTTGGTCTTTGTGTCTCGCCTCCCATGCATATCACCAAACTAGAATGAGTTTTAACCCGTCTCCCGTTTGGGAATAACTTTGTGGGCACTGCTAAACACTCCCCACTAAACAGCTACTGATCACTATCCCAAAGCTGTGATAAGGAATTTTTGTAATGTTTGAGTTATTTTCTTATTAATTCACTTATTTaaaccctgtctttctccccaatgggaacctatagtggtttacatcattcttctccattttatcttcacaacaaccctgtgaggtagattaggctgagtgtttgGGACTGGCCAAGgacacccaacaagcttccatggaagagtggggatttgagcctggttctcccagatcctagtccagtactctatccattataccacactggctgtcatagGACATTATAAACCATCCATCATGGCTCTGGGACAGTTCTGCTTCCAATCCATCCTATTGCCCCACTTATTTCTCACTCTaaaactctctccctctctggagtaACTTGAGAAGTCCTTAAATTGTCTCATGTCTCACAAACGAAGGTGTGTTATTTCAAGGCATAGTTACCCCTGTTCCTTCATAAGGGCCCTCATGATAGTAgttcttgggggtggggtgggggctaacTTTCCCATCCATATTTTTTAAACGAACTTGCAGTGAAATGTAATATTCAGCTGTGGAAATAGACTCTCTCAGTTGTGAAGGAGGCCAAGAAAACTTACCGTATTGCTTGAAATCACTTGAGCTTATTAATATTTATTCAGTTAAAATGGAGGGCAGGGGGCTTTAGCTACAGTCTTTGCAGCATTGAGGACTCTGGGGAATCCCCTGGAAGCCGATGCTGGCGCGTTCACAAGCCTGTGGATCTTACTTGAGGTGTGTGAGATGGCATTCAGGTTGTGGCCtgtgtgaggagggtggggtaaGTTTCCCTGACTTAGACAAGGGGCACCGAGTTCCAGCTTTTATTTTCACTTCTCATAGTGAAAGGCCCATCCTTTCTGTCTGGTGATGGTAGAAGAGCAGTTGGGGCAAAGCAGGCCCAAGCTGTGAGTTCAGGTGCCAGTTATCCTCTAAGCTGCTGCTGCTACCCAAACACTGCTGGAAGCCTGGCTAACCCATCGGCCATAGCACAAGTTCTCCATCTTCCTGTTGGAGCAGTGCAGGGTGTAGCGTCTAGAGACCAGCCTGAGAGAGGCAGAGAAAAAGGGCAGAATAAGGAATGCAGAAGCAGAAAAGGAGGGTGAACCAGGGTGTAGGGTGGTACGGGTGGAAAGGGGCAAGAAGTGGGCACTGGGAAATTGCGAGTCAAATTAGTTTTAGAACCTATATAATGAGTATTCATACTCGAGGTACAGCTGGGTTCCTTTGGCTTGTTGCTAGTGACAGCTCCCAGCCTTTCCACCCACCTGTCTTTAAACCCTAGAAGAAAGACTAAGGGATCCCCTCTTCCTTACCACCAGTGGCCCAGGTCTGTCTGTCTGATCCTGACTTTGAAGCATTGTGTGAAAGCACAGGTACCAGGGGAAATCTCCTGCCCTGATGTGCACTGCTCTGCTTGTTGACCTGGTGAGGAAGCTGTTGCTTGGTGCCCCTTCCCTGAATGCCCTGTGAGACGGGAATGCAAGTGTGAGACGAGAAGGGCCACGGGGCTATGGCAACGCTGTCTGCACGTGGCTGAGAGGGGAACCAGGGTGAGGGTGCAGAGGCATCACTTGGGCCTCTTTCCATCCTCCCTTGCCTTTCCCCTGCAGACGGCAGAGGCGGCCCTCTCCAATCTCAAAGGCCAGTACGAAGGTGAGAAGGTGCTCGTGTCGGAGACGATGGCCAAACTGCGTCATGAGCTCAAAGCCTTGAAGGAGGATGCAGCCACCTTTTGCTCACTGCGTGCCATGTTTGCTAGCAGGTTAGGAGCagggagctggggagggggggcaggcctGCTGTGGTGATGGGGAGTGAAGCTGCCCTGGGTAGGCCATGAGCCCGGTCTGTTGCCGCTTCCGCTGAGTACTTGCTTTGTGCTGCCAGAGCCACGAAAGCGCCTGAGTTTGGAAGCCTGCAGCACTCTTGGGAGTTTTGAGTAGCAGGGAAAGCTACTTGTGGTTTGGAGAGGTTGCCTGAGAACGGCTGTTGATAAGCAGAGAGAAAGGAGCCTGTTCCAGTTGTGAATGTGGTTACGGGACTTTGAATGCTCCACACTAAAGCTTCTGCACTACTGATTCTAGGGATTAGCCCCAGCCAGGTTTTTTTGGTGGCGAAAAAGGAACGTCCCCCACAAAACAACCATACTGAGGTTGGTGGGGACCTGCCTGGACAAAAGCCATGCGGGGTGGGGGCTTGCTTTGGGACAGCAGTTCATGAAAAGGGGTGGAGGCTGTAAGGAGGACCATGGGTGAGGTCAGGTGAAAAACCTGGTTGGTGTCAACTCTCTTCCCTCCAGGCATTgacaataaacatttaaaaactcctgCAATGATAAGGActagaaaatttttaaaagctaaGAAAGGAAACCCAGTTCAGTGTCCAGTGCCTCACCAACAGCATGGAATGTTATACTGAAGATAGCCAAAACCACACGTCCAGCCCAAAGTTCTGCGGATTCTCTCTTTTGGGTGCCCCTTTTGACTAACTTTGACCGTCTCTGTCTTCCCCCCAGATGCGACCAGTATGTGAGCCAGCTAGATGAGATGCAGCGGCAGTTAGCGGCCGCTGAGGATGAGAAAAAGACGCTGAGCTCTCTGCTGCGCATGGCCATCCAGCAGAAGCTGGCGCTCACCCAGCGCTTGGAATCCCTGGAGACTCCAGTGGAGGTTCTGAGTGTCAGGCGGAGGCAGCACAGAGCAGCCAAGAGCACTGCGGTAAGGACAGGAGAGGCCCAAGGGAGGTAGGGCAAGAACTGCTGCCCGAGTGATGGGCCTGCTGCAGGCAGAGCGCTGCCAGGTGGTGCATGAGATGCCCACGCAggcatttccccctctccctaTGTTAGAGCTAACTACAACTAGTGATACACTCAGCCAAACTAGGTTGCAAACCTGTTTCTAATGGTAGGTAGAAGCTGTACCCAAGCACCCCATACTCCCCAAAATTGTATCGTCACCAACAAGTTGCTACCAAAGAAGCACCATGATTTCTGCGTGTTGGCAACATTAGGGTACATTCCTGATAGTGAGCCAAGAAggggcagccatgaagcatgacTGGAGAAACGGAGGAAGGAACAAGTTGCAGTGTCCGGTGTAGAAGCTCCATTGCCTAGAGCACTTCCTAAAAACAGTCTTCATAGTTTTCCAAAAATGTCTCTTGTAAGGGCTAGAAACAGACTGTCTTCCAGGAATCATGGCAAAAATCTGTACTGTGCTATATAATGCTCTCAGTACTGTATATAAATTCCTGCATCTTTCATGCTAGCTCTGCAGTAATGCCATGGTTACTCCTCTTCTAAACTCTGTTCTTCCCAACTTCCTCTCCTTCCAGAGATGAGACAACCAGGATCCAGTGCAGGTTTCTACGCAATTCGGACTCGGCATTTGGACGTCCTTCAGCATGGCCACAGAACTCTGAAGGCTTGGTATTTGTAAGGAGCTCCTTTGCCCAGGACGAAGCCTCCAGCCAGAGCTTACTTTCTGCCCCTCTGTGCCTTTTGCCTCTGGTGCTGTTTTTCCAAAGCGCCTGTAACCTTGTGCCTTTGTTAGCTCCAATGTAAAAGTGTCTGCCTTAATCACCAGGGTCTATTTTGTGTGGGCTGGCTGAGAGGAGGCTGGGCATTGTTTCCACCCCtcgaaaaagaaagaaaaagaacttcTTCCGTGTCCTGTTTTATTCACTGGGTCCGTTCCTTGGGCTCCCCCTCACTCCCTTTGTTTTGCACATACCTGTTAACTAATTTGCTCACTGTGTGGGTTGAAGGATATTGAAAAACAGAGATCCATGCAGCTGCGGAGCATCCATGGAAGTGGGtttcagggagggggagatgAGTAATTATCAGGATCCCCCGTCCCACCACTGGCACTATAACAGTACAAAAACATTGTACTAGGTTATCTCCTGACGACTGGTTTCAAATGGTTTTTCT encodes:
- the LOC129346304 gene encoding protein bicaudal D homolog 2-like isoform X2; the encoded protein is MPTASMAQDPVKLQAEVDRLIAELREATQEKVQAAEYGLAVLEENGELKQHCGELEGQLEVMRSEMARMKEALTESHSIHKRAAADGESREEHLLREAASKEACLNQSIEELQGDVKYLRSQLESTAVENERLGTALQDLRKECQSMDSERAHLREQLKQTKARELHQLQDCAELEEENISLQKQVSVLKGSQVEFESIKRALSCREEELVLAGNQLLELGRLRDLAEHQLQEALETLQAEREQKQELRRELATCASGRPNSLNSLQANLEGLNCSQAECEEQDSGFANGSTLEGLASTPHGVRPAPGLVADLFSELSLAEIHKLQQQLLQAENEKSLLVSDLQELKRQLTTTKEALAQQQQQQRHNREAEHPQAVESGPQDDGKRLSLLEKESCCEAAERAQLAAQREREVAAQLEGDLRIARRIALECQSRLAQAQEELLGFSEELAGLYHHVCTCHSITPQRVVLDYYREGRGAQSMRKRQASRKILAAEVGTSSDRELSPSPSSPSGLEPLNVASLMGVLREQLRHLQVALSLAHWNSPVGHNAELERDKEVLVEEVLKLKSLLSTKREQIATLRTVLKANKQTAEAALSNLKGQYEGEKVLVSETMAKLRHELKALKEDAATFCSLRAMFASRCDQYVSQLDEMQRQLAAAEDEKKTLSSLLRMAIQQKLALTQRLESLETPVEVLSVRRRQHRAAKSTAR